Proteins from one Aulosira sp. FACHB-615 genomic window:
- a CDS encoding S8 family peptidase → MRRLLLLCLFIIGLGAAVFGFLNFQGLAAKGDFETIVLDFREDIAKDEIDRDLQAIAQQYNVTPQLDNKFSAQDNVYIIKGDRQRLQQLKKSQFAKATEFIEPNYIYRIPPEPQTTVLGELTPPQNKEVKPSLIGPNDPYYSKQWNLHKIGIEGAWTETKGSGITVAVIDTGVTQVRDLKETKFVKGYDFVNDREQATDDYGHGTHVAGTVAQATNNQYGVAGVAYEATLMPLKVLNENGGGTVADIAEAIKFAADKGADVINMSLGGGGESQLMKDAIDYAYRKGVVIIAAAGNESANGASYPARYPHVIGVSAFGPEGEKADYSNYGAGVDISAPGGSDTGKILQETINENGESEFLGLKGTSMAAPHVAGVAALIKAKGIENPDDILKVLKQSARVIQDDGLNYYGAGQLNAEAAVKLAAQGQLSFPDFFRWLRDNGYINPGFWIDGGAVALLPKILMVVGSYLLAWFLRVYFPFTWSWALFSGLTFGSSGLFFLKGIYIFDLPQWPFRLLGSSLPELGNTLQGTDAFNPVFASVLIPLVLVVFLLGHPSWKWFAVGSTLGVAACLTVSAIYDPAVWGLGSGNLARTFLIVNALLCYGLARLAVNNERQVA, encoded by the coding sequence ATGAGAAGGCTATTATTATTGTGCCTGTTTATTATTGGGCTGGGTGCTGCTGTTTTTGGATTTTTAAATTTTCAGGGACTAGCAGCCAAAGGTGATTTTGAAACGATTGTGCTTGATTTTCGGGAAGATATTGCTAAAGATGAAATAGACCGAGACTTGCAAGCGATCGCTCAACAATACAACGTCACACCCCAATTAGATAATAAATTTTCTGCACAAGACAATGTGTATATTATCAAAGGCGATCGCCAAAGGCTGCAACAACTGAAAAAATCTCAGTTTGCCAAAGCCACAGAATTTATTGAACCAAATTACATCTATAGAATTCCCCCAGAACCTCAAACCACCGTTCTTGGAGAACTCACCCCGCCCCAAAATAAAGAAGTCAAACCTTCCTTAATCGGCCCCAACGACCCATATTACAGCAAGCAGTGGAACCTCCACAAAATCGGCATTGAAGGCGCGTGGACGGAAACCAAAGGTAGCGGCATCACCGTTGCAGTCATTGATACTGGTGTTACGCAAGTACGCGACTTAAAAGAGACCAAATTTGTCAAAGGCTACGATTTTGTGAATGACCGAGAACAAGCCACCGATGACTATGGTCATGGTACACACGTTGCAGGTACAGTCGCCCAAGCTACCAATAATCAATATGGTGTCGCGGGTGTTGCTTACGAAGCCACTCTTATGCCACTCAAAGTTTTAAATGAAAATGGTGGTGGTACAGTTGCTGATATTGCCGAAGCCATTAAATTTGCCGCCGATAAAGGTGCAGATGTCATTAATATGAGCTTGGGTGGTGGCGGTGAAAGCCAGTTAATGAAAGATGCTATTGATTATGCCTATAGAAAAGGTGTAGTCATCATTGCGGCGGCTGGTAATGAAAGTGCCAATGGTGCAAGCTATCCCGCCCGTTACCCCCATGTGATTGGTGTTTCCGCCTTCGGCCCAGAAGGTGAAAAAGCAGACTACTCTAACTATGGTGCTGGCGTAGATATTTCCGCCCCTGGTGGTAGTGACACTGGCAAGATTTTGCAAGAAACCATCAACGAAAATGGCGAAAGTGAATTTTTGGGACTCAAAGGTACAAGTATGGCTGCGCCTCACGTTGCAGGTGTAGCGGCTTTAATCAAAGCCAAAGGTATCGAAAACCCCGATGACATTTTAAAAGTTCTCAAACAGTCAGCTAGAGTTATTCAAGATGATGGGTTGAACTATTACGGTGCTGGACAACTCAACGCCGAAGCCGCAGTTAAACTAGCAGCCCAAGGACAACTCAGTTTCCCCGATTTCTTCCGGTGGTTGCGCGATAACGGTTATATTAACCCCGGCTTTTGGATAGATGGCGGTGCAGTGGCACTGTTGCCAAAGATTTTAATGGTAGTCGGTTCCTATTTACTGGCTTGGTTTTTACGGGTTTATTTCCCCTTTACCTGGAGTTGGGCTTTATTTAGTGGCTTAACTTTTGGTAGTTCTGGGTTATTTTTCCTCAAAGGTATCTATATATTTGATTTACCCCAGTGGCCTTTCCGCCTGTTAGGCAGTTCTCTACCTGAGTTGGGTAACACACTACAAGGTACAGATGCTTTTAATCCTGTATTTGCCAGTGTCTTGATTCCGCTTGTTTTAGTTGTATTCCTGCTAGGACATCCTAGTTGGAAATGGTTTGCCGTTGGTTCTACTTTAGGTGTGGCTGCTTGCTTGACAGTCAGTGCCATTTATGATCCAGCCGTTTGGGGTTTGGGTAGCGGTAACTTAGCAAGAACATTCCTCATTGTTAATGCTTTACTCTGTTACGGACTAGCCCGTTTGGCAGTTAACAACGAAAGACAAGTGGCATAA
- a CDS encoding thioredoxin family protein, with protein MSLSVIKFSSEDCGICHKMAFYDQKVAEELGLQFIDVKMQDTATYRKYRKILLTQYPDKSEMGWPTYIICDAPEGEFQIIGEVKGGHPKGEFRTRLQAVLNPTANEN; from the coding sequence ATGAGTTTATCTGTAATTAAATTTTCGTCTGAAGACTGCGGCATTTGCCATAAAATGGCTTTTTATGACCAAAAAGTAGCCGAAGAATTGGGTTTGCAGTTTATTGATGTGAAAATGCAAGATACAGCCACTTATCGCAAATATCGGAAAATTTTGCTCACCCAGTATCCCGATAAATCAGAAATGGGCTGGCCTACTTATATTATTTGTGATGCGCCAGAGGGAGAATTTCAGATTATTGGTGAAGTCAAAGGCGGACACCCCAAAGGAGAGTTTAGAACTCGTCTGCAAGCAGTTTTAAATCCTACTGCTAATGAGAATTAA
- the moaA gene encoding GTP 3',8-cyclase MoaA, with protein sequence MNQVDYLRISLIDRCNFRCQYCMPEGAELEYALKQQLLSDAELLTLIQEVFIPVGFTQFRLTGGEPLLRPGVVDLVKAIASFRETKDLSMTTNGFLLAPIAKNLYEAGLRRINISLDSLDPDIFDQIIGNHGRSRWQQVWDGIQAAYKAGFNPLKLNVVVIPGVNDHEILDLAALTIDKQWHVRFIEFMPIGNWQLFGDRGWVSSADLRQRIRKQWGLTESQIRGSGPADVFQIPGAKGTLGFISQMSECFCDRCNRMRLSADGWLRPCLLNETGQLDLKTALRSGVSIHELREQVRHLLAIKPEINFKGRDSGTTGTYSRTMSQIGG encoded by the coding sequence ATGAACCAGGTAGACTATCTCCGCATTAGTTTAATCGATCGCTGTAATTTTCGCTGTCAATACTGTATGCCGGAGGGTGCAGAACTAGAATATGCCCTCAAGCAACAACTACTCTCTGACGCGGAACTACTGACTTTGATTCAAGAGGTGTTTATCCCTGTCGGTTTTACGCAATTTCGTTTAACTGGGGGCGAACCTCTACTGCGTCCTGGTGTAGTAGATTTAGTTAAAGCGATCGCATCATTCAGGGAAACTAAAGACTTATCTATGACAACTAATGGGTTTTTACTTGCACCCATCGCCAAAAATCTTTATGAAGCTGGCTTACGCCGAATAAATATTAGTTTAGATTCCCTTGATCCTGATATCTTTGATCAAATTATCGGCAATCATGGACGTTCTCGCTGGCAACAAGTCTGGGATGGTATTCAAGCCGCCTACAAAGCGGGATTCAACCCTCTGAAGCTGAATGTAGTGGTGATCCCCGGTGTTAACGACCACGAAATTCTCGATTTAGCTGCCCTCACCATTGACAAACAGTGGCACGTCCGGTTTATTGAATTTATGCCGATTGGTAATTGGCAATTATTTGGCGATCGCGGTTGGGTATCTTCTGCGGATTTACGCCAACGCATTCGCAAACAATGGGGATTGACAGAATCACAAATTCGTGGTAGCGGGCCTGCGGATGTTTTTCAAATTCCGGGAGCGAAAGGCACGCTAGGATTTATTAGTCAGATGTCAGAATGTTTTTGCGATCGTTGTAACCGGATGCGACTCAGCGCCGATGGTTGGTTACGTCCCTGCTTATTAAATGAAACTGGTCAATTAGATTTAAAAACTGCCCTGCGTTCTGGTGTCAGCATCCACGAGTTACGAGAACAGGTGAGACACTTATTAGCCATCAAGCCAGAAATTAACTTTAAAGGCCGCGACTCTGGTACTACAGGCACATACAGCCGTACTATGTCGCAAATTGGCGGATAA
- the rpsD gene encoding 30S ribosomal protein S4: MSRYRGPRLRIVRRLGELPGLTRKSARRAYPPGQHGQNRKKRSEYAVRLEEKQKLRCNYGLTEKQLLRYVRKARRVTGSTGQVLLQLLEMRLDNTVFRLGMAPTIPAARQLVNHGHVTINGRVVNIPSYQCRPGEVIAVRDTAQSRKLVETNLQYPGLANLPSHLEFDKNKLVGKVNGVIEREWVALQVNELLVVEYYSRQA, translated from the coding sequence ATGTCCCGATACAGAGGGCCACGCCTCAGAATTGTACGTCGCTTAGGCGAATTACCAGGATTAACTCGTAAAAGCGCAAGACGCGCCTATCCGCCCGGTCAACATGGTCAGAACCGCAAAAAGCGTTCTGAATATGCTGTCCGTCTCGAAGAAAAGCAAAAACTCCGTTGTAACTACGGTCTAACAGAAAAGCAACTGCTACGCTATGTCCGTAAAGCCAGACGTGTTACTGGTTCTACCGGACAGGTGTTATTGCAACTGCTAGAAATGCGCTTAGATAATACCGTTTTCCGCTTGGGTATGGCTCCCACAATTCCAGCAGCGCGTCAGCTGGTAAATCACGGTCATGTCACAATCAATGGTCGTGTAGTTAATATTCCCAGCTATCAGTGCCGTCCTGGTGAGGTAATTGCGGTTCGTGATACAGCACAATCACGGAAGTTGGTAGAAACTAACTTGCAATATCCCGGTTTGGCTAACCTTCCCAGCCACTTGGAATTTGATAAGAACAAGTTAGTTGGCAAAGTTAACGGTGTCATCGAACGCGAGTGGGTGGCTTTACAAGTTAACGAACTGCTGGTTGTGGAATACTATTCACGACAAGCATAA
- a CDS encoding DUF2301 domain-containing membrane protein, producing the protein MTTQTVSPSPVYQGQFGEFTIDQSDRTGVIIYRTALMVAALSFAVGTVLALFYNNPTTIQAITPLYTCFSLALGVSLLTIHIYMVLLHRVLQVFWLIGSISAFIFAHFDSQPFALTVYTNPLTILGIGFTFAALTGIYFKEAFCFNRLETKVLTFTVPLLLLGHLVGILPIQVEQILLGIWATLFLVFALRKTVQAIPADIGDKSVFAYLKAQGSAKV; encoded by the coding sequence ATGACTACGCAAACTGTATCTCCATCACCAGTTTATCAAGGGCAATTTGGGGAATTTACGATTGATCAAAGCGATCGCACTGGTGTAATTATCTATCGTACTGCGTTAATGGTAGCGGCACTCAGCTTTGCTGTGGGGACTGTTTTGGCATTGTTTTACAATAATCCGACTACCATCCAAGCAATTACCCCTTTATATACCTGTTTTAGTTTAGCTCTCGGTGTGAGTTTGTTGACCATTCATATTTACATGGTTTTGCTGCACCGAGTTTTACAAGTTTTTTGGTTAATTGGGAGTATTTCTGCATTTATTTTTGCTCATTTTGACAGTCAACCTTTTGCATTGACTGTCTACACAAACCCATTGACTATTTTAGGTATAGGTTTTACCTTCGCAGCCTTAACAGGCATTTATTTTAAAGAAGCTTTTTGTTTTAATCGTCTGGAAACTAAAGTTTTAACTTTCACAGTTCCCTTGCTGTTATTAGGACATTTAGTCGGGATTTTACCAATTCAAGTAGAACAAATTTTGTTAGGAATTTGGGCAACTTTATTTTTAGTTTTTGCTTTGCGAAAAACTGTACAAGCAATTCCCGCCGATATTGGGGATAAATCTGTATTTGCTTATTTAAAAGCCCAAGGTTCAGCTAAGGTTTAA
- a CDS encoding ElyC/SanA/YdcF family protein, translating to MWLIKRQEIWTLTAQGWALFLIVLAGNLFFVIQNIHSFLAVNSPIKSADTLVIDGWICDYALEQAAGEFKSGSYRQIITIGSKVEQGFYLAEYQNFAEIAALTLAKLGVPQDKLIIVPTPSVTKNRTNASAVALWQYISDKNLPIESINLLTIDAHGRRSWLIFSNIFAPKIPVGIISAKTKNYDPQKWWSSSEGVRVVISEAIAYIYAKLISWKL from the coding sequence ATGTGGTTAATCAAACGTCAAGAAATTTGGACTCTTACAGCGCAGGGATGGGCGTTATTTCTGATTGTTTTGGCGGGTAATCTATTTTTTGTAATTCAGAATATACACTCATTTCTCGCCGTAAATTCTCCCATTAAATCAGCAGATACACTCGTTATTGATGGCTGGATATGTGATTATGCTTTAGAACAAGCAGCCGGAGAATTTAAAAGTGGTTCTTATCGCCAAATTATTACCATTGGCTCAAAAGTAGAACAAGGATTTTATCTGGCGGAATATCAGAATTTTGCCGAAATTGCAGCTTTGACATTAGCTAAATTGGGTGTTCCGCAAGATAAATTGATTATTGTACCTACGCCTAGTGTGACTAAAAATAGAACTAATGCTTCGGCGGTGGCATTATGGCAGTATATATCAGATAAAAATTTACCAATTGAGTCAATTAATTTGTTGACAATTGATGCTCATGGGCGGAGAAGTTGGTTGATATTTAGTAATATATTTGCTCCCAAAATTCCAGTCGGAATTATCTCGGCTAAAACAAAAAACTATGATCCGCAAAAATGGTGGAGTTCTAGTGAAGGTGTGCGGGTAGTGATTAGTGAAGCGATCGCATACATTTATGCTAAGTTGATAAGCTGGAAGTTGTAA
- a CDS encoding class I SAM-dependent methyltransferase gives MSKKPSPSFPFNSSPHSDKWQERTNQVAYRFNRQYQNQTFELPPEVQALPIYQEWQAGILAGRAVSPFWEIAQPQKNQHCLDIGCGVSFLIYPWRDWQAFFYGQEISNIARDTLNSRGSQLNSKLFKGVELGGAHRLNYALNQFDLAIATGFSCYYPLEYWNIVLGEVQRVLKSGGHFVFDVLNPQQPLAEDWAVLETYLGAEVFLEPLAEWEKIIKATGGKLVAQQSGELFELYKVKF, from the coding sequence ATGTCTAAAAAACCGTCTCCCAGTTTTCCATTCAACAGCAGTCCCCACTCAGATAAATGGCAAGAAAGAACTAATCAAGTAGCTTATCGCTTCAACCGCCAATATCAAAACCAAACTTTTGAACTACCCCCAGAAGTACAAGCTTTGCCAATATATCAAGAATGGCAAGCGGGTATCTTAGCAGGGAGGGCTGTTTCTCCGTTTTGGGAAATTGCTCAACCGCAGAAAAATCAACATTGTTTAGATATTGGTTGTGGTGTCAGTTTTTTGATTTATCCTTGGCGTGATTGGCAGGCATTTTTCTATGGCCAAGAAATTAGTAACATCGCACGAGATACGCTTAATTCTCGCGGTTCTCAGCTAAACTCCAAACTATTCAAAGGTGTAGAGTTGGGTGGAGCGCATCGTTTAAATTATGCCTTAAATCAATTTGATTTAGCGATCGCCACCGGCTTTAGTTGCTATTATCCCCTGGAATACTGGAATATTGTTTTAGGAGAAGTTCAACGAGTTTTAAAATCTGGGGGGCATTTTGTCTTTGATGTTCTCAACCCCCAACAACCTCTAGCGGAAGACTGGGCGGTGTTAGAAACTTATTTAGGTGCAGAAGTATTTTTAGAACCTCTAGCTGAGTGGGAAAAAATCATCAAAGCCACCGGGGGTAAACTAGTTGCACAGCAATCAGGCGAATTATTTGAATTATATAAAGTCAAATTTTAA
- a CDS encoding 1-acyl-sn-glycerol-3-phosphate acyltransferase codes for MPKSIHSTQPPLKFIPQNFNPLILQMMRWCLPFILRFRTRPWLTAGVVKIEAENAEILAELYQQFQAGKIRFLIAFRHPEVEDPLCMLYLLSRLVPKAARQHHINLQEPIHSHFIYERGMTLWAGNWLGWLFSRVGGVPVRRGKRVDRLAIQTARDLFANGKIPIAVAPEGGTNGHSGIVSPLEPGVAQLGFWCVEDLQKSDRSETVFIVPVAIQYRYVQPPWAKINWLLSKLEADSGLTVQSISPSQIDNPGEIYHQRICRLGEHLITEMEEFYRRFYHQDLPQIPNQPFITRLHRLLDTGLKIAEQYFDVPAQGNFIDRCRRLEEAGWNYIYRDDIPDINSLPPLKRGLADWIAEEADLQMQHMRIVESFVAITENYLKEQPTSDRFAETALLMYDMLTRIQNSTLPGRPRLGLRQVKITVGEPISVTERWEKSQNNRQAARQAASNLTKDLQTALENLIN; via the coding sequence TTGCCTAAATCAATCCACTCCACTCAACCACCACTAAAATTTATTCCCCAAAATTTTAACCCGCTAATACTCCAGATGATGCGGTGGTGCTTGCCATTTATCTTGCGGTTTCGGACTCGACCTTGGTTAACGGCTGGTGTGGTTAAAATCGAAGCGGAGAATGCAGAGATATTAGCCGAACTTTATCAACAATTCCAAGCCGGCAAAATCCGCTTTTTGATAGCATTTCGTCACCCAGAAGTCGAAGATCCTTTGTGTATGTTGTATCTGCTGTCACGCTTGGTTCCCAAAGCAGCACGTCAGCATCATATTAACTTACAAGAACCGATTCATAGTCACTTTATTTATGAACGAGGAATGACTTTATGGGCGGGAAACTGGCTGGGTTGGTTATTTTCTCGTGTGGGTGGTGTTCCTGTGCGGCGGGGGAAACGAGTTGACAGGCTGGCTATTCAAACAGCACGAGATTTATTTGCGAATGGGAAAATACCGATCGCTGTTGCACCAGAAGGTGGTACAAATGGTCATAGTGGCATCGTTAGTCCGTTAGAACCGGGTGTAGCGCAATTAGGCTTTTGGTGTGTGGAAGACTTGCAAAAAAGCGATCGCTCTGAAACAGTATTTATAGTACCAGTTGCTATTCAATATCGTTACGTCCAGCCACCTTGGGCAAAAATAAATTGGTTATTAAGTAAATTAGAAGCAGATAGCGGTTTAACAGTCCAGTCAATTTCGCCGTCGCAAATTGACAACCCAGGCGAAATTTATCATCAACGCATTTGTCGTCTGGGTGAACATCTCATCACCGAAATGGAAGAATTTTATCGCCGCTTTTATCATCAAGACTTACCCCAAATTCCAAATCAACCATTTATTACTAGGCTGCATCGTTTATTAGATACTGGTTTAAAAATTGCCGAACAATATTTTGATGTTCCCGCCCAGGGAAACTTTATTGATAGGTGTCGGCGTTTAGAAGAAGCTGGTTGGAATTATATTTATCGAGACGACATTCCTGATATTAATAGCCTACCACCCTTGAAACGCGGGCTGGCTGATTGGATTGCCGAAGAAGCGGACTTACAAATGCAGCACATGAGAATAGTCGAAAGTTTTGTCGCCATTACCGAAAACTATCTCAAAGAACAACCGACTAGCGATCGCTTCGCTGAGACTGCATTATTAATGTATGATATGCTGACGCGGATTCAAAACTCCACATTACCCGGAAGACCGCGTTTAGGTTTGCGCCAAGTAAAAATTACCGTCGGTGAACCAATTTCTGTTACCGAACGCTGGGAAAAGTCCCAAAACAACCGTCAAGCAGCCAGACAAGCAGCCAGTAATTTAACCAAAGACTTGCAAACAGCATTAGAAAATTTGATTAACTAG
- the holB gene encoding DNA polymerase III subunit delta', producing MTNNPFAQLVGQQQAIELLTEAVRQNRVAPAYLFAGTEGVGRSLAARCFVELLFSSTVDTHLVASVQNRVRQGNHPDLLWVQPTYQYQGQRLTAAEAAEKKLKRKAPPLIRLEQIREITQFLSRPALEAPRNVVVLEEAQTMAEPAANALLKTLEEPGQATIILITPTPESVLPTLVSRCQKIPFYCLDSAALSQVLQQTNHQEILQHPAVLSIAAGSPGNAIACYEQLQVIPSELLSHLTAAPKSARHALELAKTIDKDLDTESQLWLIDYLQHSYWQKWHQPGVINQLEQARKALLVYAQPRLVWECTLLSVHQQCNV from the coding sequence ATGACTAACAATCCATTTGCACAACTTGTTGGACAACAGCAAGCCATAGAATTATTGACTGAGGCTGTGAGACAAAATCGAGTTGCACCAGCTTATTTGTTTGCGGGAACAGAGGGTGTAGGCAGAAGTTTAGCGGCTCGGTGTTTTGTCGAGTTATTATTTTCTAGTACTGTTGACACACATTTGGTTGCATCGGTGCAGAATCGGGTGCGTCAAGGGAATCATCCTGATTTGTTGTGGGTACAGCCAACATATCAATATCAAGGGCAAAGATTAACAGCCGCCGAAGCAGCAGAAAAAAAACTTAAGCGCAAAGCACCGCCTTTAATTCGATTAGAACAAATTCGGGAAATTACACAGTTTCTCAGTCGTCCGGCTTTAGAAGCACCAAGAAATGTGGTGGTGTTAGAAGAAGCGCAAACAATGGCGGAACCAGCCGCGAATGCGTTATTAAAAACTTTAGAAGAACCAGGACAAGCAACGATTATTTTAATTACACCTACGCCTGAGTCGGTTTTGCCAACGTTGGTTTCGCGCTGTCAAAAGATTCCTTTTTATTGCTTGGACAGTGCAGCGTTAAGTCAAGTATTGCAGCAAACAAATCATCAAGAAATTTTGCAACATCCGGCTGTGTTGAGTATAGCGGCTGGCAGTCCGGGAAATGCGATCGCTTGTTATGAACAATTACAAGTTATCCCCTCTGAATTACTCTCACACCTCACCGCCGCCCCAAAATCTGCCCGCCATGCTTTAGAACTAGCTAAAACAATTGACAAAGATTTAGATACAGAATCACAACTATGGTTAATTGATTACCTACAACATTCTTATTGGCAAAAGTGGCATCAACCAGGAGTTATTAATCAGCTAGAACAGGCACGCAAGGCACTTTTAGTTTACGCCCAACCGCGTTTAGTTTGGGAATGCACTTTATTATCTGTACATCAACAATGCAATGTATAG
- a CDS encoding D-alanine--D-alanine ligase family protein gives MTKLRVGLLFGGRSGEHEVSISSARAIAKALSAEQNANKYEILPFYIQKDGRWLAGDAPQQVLGSGKPLLESANSPNSEQSQLTNSQTQTLERWQSPSQVAEVDVWFPILHGPNGEDGTIQGLLTLMQVPFVGSGVLGSALGMDKIAMKMAFEQAGLPQVKYKALTRAQIWSNPCIFPKLCDEIEATLGYPCFVKPANLGSSVGIAKVRSRSELETALDQAASYDRRIIVEAGVVAREVECAVLGNDQPQASVIGEITFDSDFYDYETKYTEGRADLVIPARLPDDISRKIQDMALQAFAAVDAAGLARVDFFYVEATGEILINEINTLPGFTATSMYPQLWSHSGVAFPELVDRLVQLALERHSPASAE, from the coding sequence ATGACTAAGCTCAGGGTGGGATTGTTATTTGGCGGACGTTCTGGCGAACATGAAGTGTCGATTAGTTCAGCAAGAGCGATCGCTAAAGCTTTAAGTGCAGAACAAAATGCTAATAAGTACGAAATCTTGCCTTTCTACATTCAAAAAGATGGACGTTGGTTAGCTGGGGATGCGCCACAACAAGTATTAGGTTCTGGTAAACCTTTACTAGAATCGGCAAATTCCCCAAACTCAGAACAAAGCCAACTCACCAATTCTCAAACTCAAACCCTGGAACGTTGGCAATCTCCTTCCCAAGTTGCAGAAGTGGATGTGTGGTTTCCCATTCTTCACGGCCCCAACGGGGAAGACGGCACAATTCAAGGTTTATTGACATTGATGCAAGTTCCCTTTGTGGGTTCTGGGGTGCTAGGTTCAGCACTGGGGATGGATAAGATTGCGATGAAAATGGCATTTGAGCAAGCCGGATTACCGCAAGTTAAATATAAAGCCTTAACCAGAGCGCAAATTTGGTCAAATCCTTGTATTTTCCCGAAACTTTGCGATGAAATAGAAGCCACATTGGGCTATCCTTGTTTTGTCAAACCTGCTAACTTGGGTTCATCGGTAGGTATTGCCAAAGTGCGATCGCGCTCAGAATTAGAAACTGCACTCGACCAAGCCGCCAGTTACGATCGCCGCATCATTGTAGAAGCTGGAGTAGTCGCTAGAGAAGTAGAATGTGCTGTATTAGGTAACGACCAACCCCAAGCCTCAGTTATTGGCGAAATTACCTTTGATAGCGACTTTTACGATTACGAAACTAAATACACCGAAGGTAGAGCCGATTTAGTCATTCCCGCACGACTGCCAGATGATATCAGCCGTAAAATTCAAGATATGGCATTACAAGCTTTTGCGGCGGTTGATGCAGCAGGGTTAGCCAGGGTAGATTTCTTCTATGTAGAAGCAACTGGGGAAATCTTAATCAACGAAATTAATACCTTACCAGGTTTTACTGCTACTAGTATGTATCCTCAACTTTGGTCTCATAGCGGCGTAGCTTTTCCCGAATTGGTAGATAGATTAGTACAACTAGCTTTAGAAAGACATTCGCCTGCAAGTGCGGAGTGA
- a CDS encoding lysophospholipid acyltransferase family protein, with protein MLQKRHTLEKKLGWSLDERDPQFIKSMMPLLGFLYRYYFRVQTSGWHHISPQQKVLFVGSHNGGLSAPDMLMMMYDWFERFGVEQPIYGLMHPRVWEVTPPMAQLAAKMGAIIAHPKMAYSALRSGASVLVYPGGAEDVFRPHYLRNKIYFAGRQGFIKLALRENVPIVPVISAGAHDTLIVLADIYKILNQFHEWGMPWLLDIDPVVFPIYLGWPWGLAIGPLPNIPFPVSIHTQVCPPIIFERYGREAASDRNYVDECYELVVSKMQYQLDQLVLLTEKS; from the coding sequence ATGTTACAAAAGCGACATACCTTGGAAAAAAAACTCGGTTGGTCTTTGGATGAGCGAGATCCACAGTTCATCAAATCAATGATGCCTTTATTGGGCTTTCTCTACCGTTACTATTTTCGGGTGCAAACAAGCGGTTGGCATCACATCTCACCACAGCAAAAAGTCCTGTTTGTTGGTTCTCATAACGGCGGACTCTCAGCCCCCGATATGTTGATGATGATGTACGACTGGTTTGAGCGTTTTGGTGTGGAACAACCAATATATGGTTTAATGCACCCCAGAGTTTGGGAGGTGACACCACCAATGGCGCAACTGGCTGCCAAAATGGGAGCTATAATAGCTCATCCTAAAATGGCATACTCAGCTTTGCGTTCTGGTGCGAGTGTGTTGGTTTATCCCGGTGGCGCAGAGGATGTGTTTCGACCCCATTATTTAAGAAATAAAATTTATTTTGCAGGCAGACAAGGATTTATTAAACTGGCGCTACGGGAAAATGTACCGATTGTACCAGTGATTTCGGCGGGAGCGCATGACACCTTGATTGTCTTGGCAGATATATATAAAATTCTCAACCAATTTCATGAATGGGGAATGCCTTGGTTATTGGATATTGATCCGGTGGTGTTTCCCATTTACTTGGGTTGGCCTTGGGGATTAGCAATTGGCCCACTACCAAATATTCCATTCCCTGTATCGATTCATACACAAGTTTGTCCGCCGATTATCTTTGAACGCTATGGTCGGGAAGCCGCAAGCGATCGCAATTACGTTGATGAATGCTACGAATTGGTTGTGAGTAAAATGCAGTATCAATTAGATCAGCTTGTCTTGCTCACCGAAAAATCTTGA